Proteins encoded together in one Desulfovibrio sp. UCD-KL4C window:
- a CDS encoding ferredoxin family protein yields the protein MSAKNKGKSKVTIFPDWCKGCGICAAFCPAKVMELNDQGKAIVVREEDCINCGFCELHCPDFAIMIQPKMDDDIPAVCRDLLLKKTGGQVAGESEESNKEKG from the coding sequence ATGAGTGCCAAAAACAAAGGGAAAAGTAAGGTTACGATTTTTCCGGACTGGTGCAAAGGCTGCGGAATTTGTGCTGCCTTTTGTCCGGCGAAGGTCATGGAGCTGAATGATCAAGGCAAGGCGATCGTTGTCAGAGAAGAAGACTGTATTAATTGCGGATTCTGTGAGCTGCATTGCCCGGATTTCGCAATTATGATTCAGCCTAAAATGGATGATGACATTCCGGCGGTATGCAGAGATCTACTACTAAAGAAAACTGGAGGTCAGGTTGCCGGAGAAAGTGAAGAATCCAATAAGGAAAAGGGATAA
- a CDS encoding 2-oxoacid:acceptor oxidoreductase subunit alpha, whose product MARPKKKHNKEIFALGNEAVVEGALLAGCNFYAGYPITPSSEIMEIMAQRLPTIPNGAFIQMEDEIGGIGAIIGASLAGRKVLTATSGPGFSLMQENLGYGCITETPLVIVNVMRGGPSTGLPTSPAQGDVQQARWGTHGDHSIIVLSASNVQECLEMTIEAFNLAEKYRTPVILLIDEITAHTREKIIIPNENEYEVFNRTLPTMPPEWYKPYEETVRGVPPMPAIGSGYRFHVTGLTHDVNGFPTSRADEVRELNERLFRKIDQFLDDIQLVEEVDTDDAEVAVIAYGTVARSAELAVKQARALGVKAGLLNLKTLFPYPRKATEKLLYKVKTIIVPEMNMGQISREVKRVNNGQVSVRTINKVDGQIIAPAEILKVLTRV is encoded by the coding sequence ATGGCCAGGCCCAAAAAGAAACATAATAAAGAAATTTTTGCTCTTGGCAACGAGGCTGTTGTCGAAGGCGCTTTGTTGGCAGGATGTAATTTTTATGCCGGTTATCCTATTACTCCATCCTCGGAGATAATGGAGATAATGGCGCAACGATTACCGACAATTCCAAATGGGGCTTTTATCCAGATGGAAGATGAAATCGGTGGGATTGGCGCTATTATCGGGGCTTCGCTTGCTGGTCGTAAAGTTCTTACAGCTACTTCCGGTCCGGGATTTTCGCTTATGCAGGAAAATCTGGGATACGGTTGCATTACAGAGACACCTCTTGTCATTGTTAACGTCATGCGTGGTGGCCCTAGTACTGGTCTTCCTACTTCACCAGCGCAGGGTGACGTTCAGCAGGCTAGATGGGGAACTCATGGTGATCATTCAATAATAGTCCTTTCAGCTTCAAATGTTCAGGAATGTCTTGAAATGACAATTGAAGCTTTTAACCTTGCTGAAAAGTATCGTACTCCGGTAATCCTTCTGATTGATGAAATTACTGCGCACACTCGTGAGAAAATAATAATTCCTAACGAAAATGAGTATGAAGTTTTCAATCGTACTCTTCCGACCATGCCTCCTGAATGGTATAAACCGTACGAAGAAACAGTCCGGGGCGTTCCTCCTATGCCCGCGATTGGTTCAGGATACAGGTTTCATGTCACAGGACTTACGCATGATGTGAACGGTTTTCCCACCTCTCGTGCTGATGAAGTTCGCGAACTTAATGAACGTTTATTCCGTAAAATTGATCAGTTTCTTGACGATATTCAGCTTGTTGAAGAAGTTGATACCGATGACGCTGAAGTTGCGGTTATTGCATATGGAACAGTTGCACGGTCCGCAGAGCTAGCAGTTAAACAGGCTCGCGCACTTGGTGTAAAAGCCGGTCTGCTTAACCTTAAAACTTTGTTTCCATATCCGCGTAAGGCGACAGAAAAACTTCTGTACAAGGTGAAGACTATTATTGTTCCTGAAATGAATATGGGGCAAATTTCCAGAGAAGTGAAAAGAGTTAATAATGGCCAGGTAAGCGTACGGACCATTAATAAAGTTGACGGGCAGATTATAGCTCCCGCCGAAATCCTCAAAGTCTTAACACGGGTATAG
- a CDS encoding 2-oxoacid:ferredoxin oxidoreductase subunit beta, translating into MADIKGTQLIHEYLRHNKKFPHVFCAGCGHGIVLGSLIRSIHGLGLSKDDVCVVAGIGCSGRLAAYVDFNTVHTTHGRALTFATGIKMAKPNMHVIVVMGDGDSMAIGGNHLIHAARRNIGVTALILNNNIYGMTGGQCSPTTPSGSFSMTTPAGQMEQSFDCVELCSAAGANYVARGSVFHVNKLDAMIMEGITNPGFGVVEILSPCFTQYGRKNKFKSPVEMYQALKKKVTPIERFNEIPEAERGERVPSGVFVKKNKPGLEEKYYEMAAMCQGGE; encoded by the coding sequence ATGGCAGATATAAAAGGAACACAGCTTATTCACGAGTATCTGAGGCATAACAAAAAGTTTCCGCATGTTTTTTGCGCAGGTTGCGGGCATGGAATTGTGCTTGGTTCTTTAATCAGAAGTATTCACGGACTGGGCCTTTCAAAGGACGATGTCTGCGTTGTCGCCGGTATCGGCTGTTCTGGAAGATTAGCAGCCTATGTTGACTTCAATACAGTTCATACGACTCACGGCAGGGCACTTACTTTTGCTACTGGCATTAAGATGGCTAAACCGAACATGCATGTAATTGTTGTCATGGGTGATGGTGATTCTATGGCTATCGGAGGTAACCATCTTATTCATGCCGCTCGCAGAAATATCGGGGTAACCGCATTAATTCTTAATAATAATATTTATGGTATGACCGGAGGACAGTGTTCTCCGACAACCCCGTCCGGGTCATTTTCAATGACAACTCCTGCAGGCCAAATGGAGCAAAGTTTTGACTGTGTAGAACTTTGTAGCGCAGCAGGGGCTAATTATGTTGCTAGAGGTAGTGTTTTTCATGTTAATAAGCTTGATGCAATGATCATGGAAGGAATAACTAACCCCGGATTTGGTGTCGTTGAGATTTTGTCACCGTGTTTTACTCAGTACGGGCGTAAGAATAAATTTAAATCGCCCGTGGAAATGTATCAGGCCCTTAAGAAAAAAGTTACTCCGATTGAGCGGTTTAATGAAATTCCTGAAGCAGAACGCGGTGAAAGAGTTCCATCTGGAGTTTTTGTTAAAAAAAATAAGCCGGGTCTGGAAGAGAAATATTATGAAATGGCTGCCATGTGTCAGGGGGGCGAATAA
- a CDS encoding 2-oxoacid:acceptor oxidoreductase family protein: MKNQHLERFEIRLSGLGGQGILTLGKVMGSGLALGQGYNVTQTQSYGPEARGGASRSDLVISSEKISYPKAESVDLLIALSQEACNMYFRNLKPGGLLLIESDLVKQPPVNMFLGLPFTHLAKDKIGLVQTMNTIVLGAATFLLPFTNHRVIRKNLEEILPAKIVEINVKAFNLGYKEAKKNFGDPELLWKNNSVVVEEEHDSI, translated from the coding sequence ATGAAAAATCAGCATTTAGAAAGATTTGAAATTCGTCTTTCAGGTTTAGGTGGTCAGGGAATTCTTACGCTTGGTAAAGTCATGGGGTCGGGGCTTGCGCTGGGGCAAGGGTATAATGTTACCCAGACACAGAGTTATGGTCCTGAAGCCCGCGGCGGAGCCAGTCGTTCAGACTTAGTTATAAGTTCAGAAAAGATAAGTTATCCTAAGGCTGAATCTGTGGATTTGCTTATCGCTCTTAGTCAAGAAGCTTGTAACATGTACTTTAGGAACCTAAAACCAGGTGGTCTTTTGTTAATTGAAAGTGATCTGGTAAAACAGCCGCCTGTAAATATGTTCTTAGGGCTCCCGTTTACTCATCTTGCTAAAGATAAAATCGGTCTTGTTCAAACCATGAACACAATTGTACTTGGCGCAGCTACTTTCCTTCTTCCTTTTACTAACCATAGAGTTATTCGTAAAAATCTTGAAGAAATTCTTCCAGCTAAAATTGTTGAGATTAATGTGAAAGCTTTTAATCTTGGATATAAAGAAGCTAAGAAAAACTTTGGTGATCCTGAATTACTTTGGAAAAATAATAGTGTTGTTGTAGAAGAAGAGCACGATTCAATTTAG
- a CDS encoding sigma 54-interacting transcriptional regulator, producing MSINGQPEKVENIYLSTLNEILGSIAPQNDLEPSLNSILKILAKDLHFQRAFLAIMDPKSEKLKLSITHSPAKIDHVTYSPGKGVVGRVYETGKAVVIPRMSDNTDFLNKAFGRSEEELKSLSFICVPIKKANPKEEDNILGTISVDSPILAMDNLLEHKHFLEVVAALISNQVSRLQEEMALQAQMLSQGPLIGGLEVPPPANFVATSKSIKQVLRQARQVGPSRATALLRGESGTGKELLAEAIHGCSPRRDKPLVKLNCAALPAELVESELFGHQKGAFTGAYQNKRGLFEVANNGTLFLDEIGELSLDAQAKVLRAIQEKEIQRVGSEQPITVDVRLICATHQPLEKLLKEGKFREDLFYRVNVFPIFIPALRERREDILPLAEQFLELFSTEYDKNIKRISSPAIDLFTQYHWPGNVRELKNCIERAVLICEEEVIRTYHLPPTLQTAESTATDTSLSFGEAVAKFEQELLVDSLKKARGNMLQAARDLRVSYRIVNYKVKKYNIDVKKYTGSKKK from the coding sequence ATGAGTATTAATGGACAGCCGGAAAAAGTGGAAAATATTTATCTATCAACACTAAATGAGATTCTCGGTTCAATCGCTCCGCAAAATGATCTGGAGCCGAGCCTTAACTCAATTCTGAAAATTCTGGCAAAAGACCTCCACTTCCAGCGTGCATTTCTTGCCATTATGGACCCGAAATCTGAAAAGCTGAAACTGTCAATAACTCACAGTCCAGCTAAAATTGATCACGTTACATATTCTCCCGGCAAGGGAGTTGTTGGAAGAGTTTACGAAACAGGAAAGGCTGTCGTAATTCCCAGAATGTCTGATAACACAGACTTTTTGAACAAAGCTTTCGGAAGATCAGAAGAAGAACTAAAATCTCTTTCTTTTATTTGCGTTCCCATCAAAAAAGCGAACCCTAAGGAAGAAGACAATATACTGGGTACTATCAGTGTTGACTCACCGATACTAGCTATGGATAATCTTTTAGAGCACAAACATTTTCTCGAAGTTGTTGCCGCTTTGATTTCAAATCAGGTTTCACGACTTCAGGAAGAAATGGCTCTTCAGGCTCAAATGCTAAGCCAAGGACCGCTAATCGGTGGACTGGAAGTTCCTCCACCGGCCAACTTTGTTGCTACTTCAAAAAGTATCAAACAGGTTTTACGTCAAGCCCGTCAAGTTGGCCCTAGCAGAGCTACCGCTCTTCTGCGTGGTGAATCCGGTACAGGTAAAGAGCTTCTTGCTGAAGCCATCCACGGATGTAGCCCACGTAGAGACAAGCCGCTTGTAAAGCTTAACTGCGCAGCTCTCCCTGCTGAACTTGTTGAAAGCGAACTTTTTGGACATCAAAAAGGAGCTTTTACCGGAGCTTACCAAAATAAGCGCGGTTTATTTGAGGTTGCCAACAACGGAACTTTATTCCTTGATGAAATCGGAGAACTTTCCTTAGACGCTCAGGCTAAAGTGCTTAGAGCAATCCAAGAAAAAGAAATTCAACGCGTAGGTTCAGAGCAGCCGATAACCGTAGATGTTCGCCTTATATGCGCCACTCATCAGCCTCTTGAAAAACTTCTAAAAGAAGGTAAATTCAGAGAAGATTTATTCTACAGAGTAAATGTTTTCCCCATATTCATACCTGCTCTTCGTGAAAGACGTGAGGATATTTTACCTCTCGCAGAACAGTTTTTGGAACTATTTTCTACAGAATATGACAAAAATATCAAAAGAATTTCCAGCCCTGCTATAGATCTTTTTACTCAGTATCACTGGCCTGGAAACGTTCGCGAATTGAAGAACTGCATTGAAAGGGCAGTGCTTATTTGTGAAGAAGAAGTAATACGTACTTACCATCTTCCACCGACTTTGCAGACAGCTGAAAGTACTGCAACAGACACTTCATTGTCATTTGGTGAAGCAGTAGCTAAATTTGAACAGGAACTACTTGTAGATTCTTTGAAAAAAGCACGCGGAAATATGCTTCAAGCAGCGCGTGACCTTAGAGTCAGTTATCGAATCGTTAATTACAAAGTAAAAAAATACAATATTGACGTAAAAAAATACACTGGCTCAAAAAAGAAATAG
- a CDS encoding indolepyruvate oxidoreductase subunit beta, with protein sequence MNTRLRIFMTGVGGQGTLTATNLLAQAILDNGTDVTAGEIHGMAQRGGVVESAILLGMSSPKISHGEADIILGFEPLETLRALPYLKPGGIILSNTESIPPLSVATGKTDEVPLEYIKEKVSSCASKTYFIPCQSLGLKAGAVQSGNVALLGALCATGLIPLSPENLAETIKSVMKPKVADINITALKLGVDAIS encoded by the coding sequence ATGAATACAAGGTTGCGCATATTCATGACCGGAGTTGGCGGCCAGGGAACCCTGACAGCTACAAATCTTCTTGCACAGGCAATCCTTGACAACGGAACCGATGTTACTGCAGGTGAAATACACGGAATGGCACAGCGAGGCGGAGTTGTTGAATCAGCAATTCTTCTAGGTATGTCTTCTCCCAAAATATCACACGGTGAAGCTGATATAATTCTAGGCTTTGAACCGCTTGAAACACTTCGCGCTCTTCCTTACCTGAAGCCGGGTGGTATTATTCTTTCAAATACTGAAAGCATTCCTCCACTTAGCGTCGCAACAGGTAAAACAGATGAAGTTCCTTTGGAGTACATCAAGGAAAAAGTTAGCTCTTGCGCGAGCAAAACATACTTTATCCCATGTCAAAGCCTAGGACTTAAAGCCGGAGCTGTTCAAAGTGGCAACGTAGCTCTGCTTGGAGCTCTCTGTGCAACAGGATTAATTCCTTTAAGTCCGGAGAATTTGGCAGAAACTATTAAATCTGTCATGAAACCCAAAGTAGCTGATATCAACATTACAGCCCTTAAGTTAGGGGTGGATGCTATTTCTTAA
- the iorA gene encoding indolepyruvate ferredoxin oxidoreductase subunit alpha translates to MAHPLLLDNPGHKKLLLGNEAIVRGALEAGIQMVTCYPGTPSSEVPDTFFRLSSEGDFLFEYSVNEKVALEVGGGATLAGAMTLTTMKHVGVNVAADPLMTLAYTGTPGGLVLLSADDPGCHSSQNEQDNRYYARLAGMPCFEPSTAQEAKDMTRDALKLSRKMSSPVLLRTTTRVNHLRGPVEYGPITKLNAPKGFKRDPSKFVPIPAFARPMHVALLKKIEELRELAESSKYNKISGNGKIGIVASGISRAYIHDALTDSGLTDKFKLLELGFTFPLPEKLVTDFISSVDKVIILEELEPLLEKEFRVLAQKNSISVEIIGKENKNLPLNGEYSTGNVSAVIHEVLGIVPEKINFCEAEQKLAVRPPNLCAGCPHRATYYAAKKVFGPDAICSSDIGCYTLGILPPLNAADFLLCMGSSISAGSGISKASGQTAVGFIGDSTFFHSGITGLVNAVFNQHDILLVILDNSTTAMTGHQPNPGVETTLLGSNPAQISIEAIVKGCGVNEVRTVSPLNQKATFKALEELKALKGVRVLIAKDPCPLFAKRALGKKATQAAYVANQSDEVVNCMEAIACPAFEKGADGIQINEILCSGCMLCLQMTKDIKARKRSS, encoded by the coding sequence ATGGCTCATCCACTTCTCTTAGATAATCCAGGCCATAAAAAGCTACTGCTGGGCAATGAAGCAATTGTACGCGGAGCTCTTGAAGCTGGGATACAGATGGTTACATGCTACCCGGGCACCCCTTCATCAGAAGTGCCCGATACTTTTTTTCGCCTGTCGAGCGAGGGTGATTTTTTATTTGAATACTCAGTAAATGAAAAAGTAGCTCTTGAAGTAGGCGGAGGAGCAACTCTTGCCGGAGCAATGACTCTGACAACCATGAAGCATGTAGGTGTTAATGTTGCGGCCGACCCGCTCATGACTCTGGCATATACAGGTACTCCCGGCGGTCTGGTACTACTTTCCGCTGATGATCCTGGTTGTCACTCAAGTCAAAACGAACAAGACAACCGCTATTATGCGCGCCTTGCCGGAATGCCTTGCTTTGAACCGTCTACAGCGCAGGAAGCAAAGGATATGACTCGTGATGCTCTTAAATTGTCACGAAAAATGTCTTCTCCTGTTCTGCTTAGAACTACCACCAGAGTGAACCACTTGCGCGGTCCGGTAGAATACGGTCCAATCACTAAATTAAATGCTCCTAAAGGTTTTAAACGTGATCCTTCAAAGTTTGTACCGATTCCGGCTTTTGCACGCCCGATGCATGTCGCGCTGCTTAAGAAAATTGAAGAATTACGTGAACTGGCTGAAAGCTCAAAGTACAATAAAATTTCCGGTAACGGAAAAATAGGTATTGTTGCTTCCGGTATCAGTAGAGCATACATTCATGATGCACTTACCGATTCCGGCCTTACTGATAAGTTTAAATTGCTCGAGCTAGGATTTACTTTCCCTCTTCCAGAAAAACTTGTTACAGATTTTATATCATCTGTAGATAAGGTTATTATTCTCGAAGAACTTGAGCCGTTACTTGAAAAAGAATTTAGAGTTTTAGCTCAGAAAAATTCTATTTCCGTAGAAATCATAGGTAAAGAAAACAAAAACTTACCTCTTAATGGAGAATACTCCACAGGTAATGTTTCTGCTGTAATTCACGAAGTTCTCGGAATTGTTCCTGAAAAGATCAATTTTTGTGAAGCCGAACAAAAACTTGCAGTAAGACCTCCGAACCTTTGTGCCGGATGCCCTCATCGCGCAACATATTATGCTGCGAAGAAAGTATTCGGACCGGATGCAATCTGTTCATCGGATATTGGATGCTATACTCTCGGAATTCTTCCTCCGCTTAATGCGGCAGACTTCCTGCTCTGTATGGGATCATCTATCTCTGCAGGCTCCGGAATATCAAAAGCTTCAGGACAGACAGCAGTTGGTTTTATCGGAGACTCCACATTTTTCCATTCCGGAATAACCGGGCTGGTAAATGCAGTCTTCAATCAGCACGATATCTTACTGGTAATTCTCGATAACAGTACCACAGCGATGACAGGTCATCAGCCGAACCCCGGGGTTGAGACAACTCTGCTAGGCTCTAATCCGGCCCAGATCAGTATTGAAGCAATCGTTAAGGGATGCGGTGTAAATGAAGTGCGCACTGTAAGCCCGCTTAATCAGAAAGCGACTTTCAAAGCTCTTGAAGAACTCAAGGCTCTGAAAGGAGTAAGGGTTCTGATAGCAAAAGACCCATGTCCGCTTTTTGCCAAAAGAGCCTTGGGTAAAAAAGCTACTCAGGCTGCATATGTTGCGAACCAGAGTGACGAAGTCGTCAACTGTATGGAAGCAATTGCATGCCCTGCTTTTGAAAAAGGTGCTGACGGAATTCAAATTAATGAAATTCTTTGCTCTGGCTGTATGCTTTGCCTACAAATGACAAAAGACATTAAAGCCAGAAAGAGGAGCAGCTAA
- a CDS encoding tetratricopeptide repeat protein, with protein sequence MEENNQTTHDILDQVQASVPDSIHPFLDYLLEHGKMIIAGVAAIIVIAAGVAGYQHMQHRSQLKAQSELGTILIKYSGTKKAQELADFLKTAPAEMKPAVELALAKAWMDASKFTQAGSVWAEIAKSDEAMAPVASIGQAKCLVLSDKPEEAVKVLQALKNKVGENFANTIDRLLASAAEKAGNNQLAIQAYQGLLNNNPAQKLYLESKIDELKAKL encoded by the coding sequence ATGGAAGAAAACAATCAGACCACACACGACATTTTAGACCAGGTGCAGGCTTCAGTACCAGACAGTATTCACCCTTTTCTCGACTATCTTCTTGAACACGGGAAAATGATCATTGCAGGGGTTGCAGCAATTATTGTTATTGCTGCAGGAGTTGCCGGATACCAACACATGCAGCACCGCAGTCAGTTGAAGGCTCAAAGTGAATTGGGAACCATTCTTATCAAATATAGCGGAACAAAAAAAGCTCAAGAACTTGCAGACTTTTTAAAAACCGCTCCTGCTGAAATGAAACCTGCTGTTGAGCTGGCTTTAGCAAAAGCATGGATGGACGCTTCTAAGTTTACACAAGCTGGATCTGTTTGGGCTGAAATTGCAAAAAGCGATGAAGCGATGGCTCCAGTCGCTTCCATCGGACAAGCAAAATGCTTGGTTCTTTCAGACAAGCCTGAAGAAGCTGTCAAAGTTCTGCAAGCTCTTAAAAATAAAGTCGGAGAAAACTTCGCAAACACAATTGATAGGTTGCTCGCAAGTGCCGCTGAAAAAGCCGGTAACAATCAGCTTGCAATTCAGGCTTATCAGGGACTGTTGAACAACAATCCTGCTCAAAAGCTCTACCTTGAGAGCAAAATCGACGAGCTTAAGGCTAAGCTTTAA
- a CDS encoding glutamate-5-semialdehyde dehydrogenase: MNFAEAMKDIASKAKSASRKISCADGSIRDGVILKLASLLEQEQEYIFAENRKDLEAAKANGLDASRMQRLEISPAVLNYMIQGCNEVAAQTDPVGEIEKMERRPSGVTVGKMRIPLGVIMMIFESRPNVTVDAAVLCLKAGNSVILRGGSEAIHSNLALSSLIHKALESQNLPADAVQVVSVTDREAVSELLKLDQYIDVVIPRGGEGLIRAVVQQATMPVLKHYKGVCHIFVDKFADIAKSVDIIKNSKTQKPGVCNALEGVLIHEDIAEDFLPAMATILGAYGVQFRACPRSMSLLGKTAIAATIDDFGYEFLDLILTVKVVSSQDEAQDYIARYGSNHTEVILTKDHDRAMRFVREVDASMVGVNCSTRFNDGGQLGLGAEIGISTSKLHSYGPMGAKELTSTKFISLGEWNVRL; this comes from the coding sequence ATGAATTTTGCAGAAGCCATGAAAGACATAGCTAGTAAGGCTAAATCAGCATCACGGAAAATTTCGTGTGCAGATGGTTCAATTCGTGATGGCGTTATTTTAAAATTGGCATCATTGCTCGAGCAGGAGCAGGAATATATCTTTGCTGAAAATCGTAAAGACCTTGAAGCTGCTAAAGCAAATGGACTTGATGCCTCGCGCATGCAGCGTCTTGAAATTTCTCCTGCCGTTTTAAATTACATGATTCAAGGATGTAATGAGGTTGCCGCTCAAACTGATCCCGTCGGTGAGATTGAAAAAATGGAAAGACGTCCCAGCGGCGTAACTGTCGGTAAAATGCGTATTCCTCTCGGTGTTATTATGATGATTTTCGAATCTCGCCCTAATGTAACGGTTGACGCTGCCGTGCTTTGTTTGAAAGCTGGTAATTCCGTTATATTGAGAGGTGGATCTGAAGCTATTCACTCAAACTTAGCATTGTCTTCACTTATCCATAAAGCTCTTGAAAGTCAGAATTTGCCTGCTGATGCTGTTCAGGTAGTTTCGGTAACTGACAGGGAAGCAGTCAGTGAGTTGCTTAAACTTGATCAATATATAGATGTTGTTATTCCTCGCGGTGGAGAAGGGCTAATTCGTGCTGTTGTTCAGCAGGCCACTATGCCTGTTCTCAAACATTATAAAGGTGTTTGCCATATTTTTGTAGATAAATTCGCGGACATTGCAAAATCAGTTGATATTATTAAAAATTCTAAGACTCAGAAGCCTGGGGTTTGCAACGCTCTGGAAGGAGTTCTGATTCACGAAGATATTGCTGAGGATTTTTTGCCGGCAATGGCCACAATTCTGGGTGCATATGGTGTTCAGTTCAGAGCATGTCCTCGTTCCATGAGCTTGCTTGGTAAAACAGCCATAGCTGCGACTATCGATGATTTCGGGTATGAATTTCTTGATTTGATCCTGACTGTTAAAGTTGTTTCAAGTCAGGATGAAGCTCAGGACTATATTGCTAGATATGGTTCAAATCATACTGAAGTTATTCTGACAAAAGATCATGATCGCGCTATGAGATTTGTGCGGGAAGTTGATGCTTCAATGGTTGGAGTGAATTGTTCCACTAGGTTTAACGATGGTGGACAGCTTGGTCTGGGGGCAGAAATAGGAATTTCTACTTCAAAGCTCCATTCGTATGGTCCTATGGGTGCCAAAGAGCTGACCAGTACAAAATTTATATCACTCGGAGAATGGAACGTTCGTTTGTAG
- the nadD gene encoding nicotinate-nucleotide adenylyltransferase: MKIGLFGGTFNPVHNTHINVAAAVRERLGLDQVLFVPAGNPYHKKGGAMLPAELRYKLIQKAVVGLNNIDVCDIDMHSNRPTYTVHTLKEALKRYPDDDLYFLMGQDTFNSLPLWKDWEEIPRLANIVAVSREKSDPGEMALHLKKMFSDINSTGLNEWKLKGGKSVYIIDDFDFKISSTFVRKVWTGGGDIHRYVPAAVVEFIDENRKEFKQYWNL; the protein is encoded by the coding sequence ATGAAAATAGGGTTGTTCGGCGGCACTTTTAATCCTGTTCACAACACTCATATTAACGTTGCGGCAGCAGTCCGGGAACGTCTTGGACTCGACCAAGTCCTGTTCGTTCCGGCAGGAAATCCCTATCATAAAAAAGGCGGAGCCATGCTGCCCGCAGAACTTCGTTACAAACTTATCCAAAAAGCTGTTGTGGGTTTAAACAATATAGATGTCTGCGATATCGACATGCATTCTAATCGTCCCACATATACAGTGCATACACTTAAAGAAGCTCTAAAGCGTTACCCTGATGATGATCTATATTTTTTGATGGGGCAGGATACTTTTAATTCTTTACCACTTTGGAAAGATTGGGAAGAAATACCGCGTCTTGCAAATATAGTAGCTGTCAGTAGGGAAAAATCTGATCCAGGGGAAATGGCTTTACATCTTAAAAAAATGTTTTCAGATATTAATAGTACAGGCTTAAATGAGTGGAAGTTGAAAGGTGGAAAGTCAGTTTACATAATTGACGATTTTGATTTTAAAATCAGTTCAACCTTTGTTCGTAAAGTGTGGACAGGTGGCGGAGACATACACCGATATGTACCCGCCGCTGTGGTCGAATTTATTGATGAGAACAGAAAAGAATTTAAGCAGTATTGGAATTTATAA
- a CDS encoding glycosyltransferase family 9 protein, with amino-acid sequence MHKFKDNHKILFRLSALGDLILTTGVIDFWAEKYGWTFSVITKQQYAAPLENNPHITEIIRLNKEDLGDLAWITKAGRLSNKYEGCELIDLHSTLRSRILSQRWHGPVSRYKKFSLERRAFKLTGSEKLEKILESKPVTVRYASAIEKNLPAPENLLPHIYLTDDEKEDALAKMAHKKLSKGFIALHPYATHPDKSWPREYWIELINQLDAKGLQWAVIGKDTNELNVDKAEWNFTNKFSLRQTCALLSEAKYLVTGDSGPMHLAAGVGTPVIAMFGPTSRAWGFYPAGKNDKILESDLKCRPCSLHGKSNCSKNRECLKSIHPVSILKLL; translated from the coding sequence ATGCACAAATTTAAAGATAATCACAAAATTCTATTCAGACTCAGTGCTCTTGGAGACTTAATCCTGACAACCGGAGTTATAGACTTCTGGGCTGAAAAATATGGCTGGACCTTCAGCGTAATAACAAAACAACAATATGCTGCTCCGTTAGAAAATAATCCGCATATAACTGAAATTATAAGACTTAACAAAGAAGATCTTGGTGACCTGGCATGGATTACCAAAGCGGGACGACTCTCCAATAAATATGAAGGATGTGAGCTGATTGATCTGCACTCTACCCTCAGATCTCGAATTCTTTCTCAGCGCTGGCACGGCCCTGTTTCACGGTACAAAAAATTCAGCCTCGAACGGAGAGCTTTTAAACTGACCGGGTCAGAAAAACTTGAAAAAATTTTAGAGAGTAAGCCGGTAACAGTACGCTATGCTTCTGCCATAGAAAAAAACCTTCCTGCCCCGGAAAATCTCTTACCTCATATTTATCTTACTGATGATGAAAAAGAAGATGCTCTTGCAAAGATGGCTCATAAGAAATTAAGCAAAGGCTTTATTGCTCTTCATCCGTACGCCACGCACCCTGACAAATCATGGCCACGCGAGTATTGGATTGAGCTTATAAATCAGCTTGATGCGAAAGGTCTTCAGTGGGCAGTTATTGGAAAAGATACAAATGAATTAAATGTCGACAAAGCTGAATGGAATTTTACAAATAAATTTTCATTGCGACAGACATGCGCTCTACTGAGTGAAGCCAAGTATCTGGTAACGGGTGATTCTGGACCTATGCACCTTGCCGCAGGAGTGGGAACTCCGGTCATTGCGATGTTCGGACCTACGTCCAGAGCATGGGGTTTTTATCCAGCCGGAAAAAATGACAAGATATTAGAATCAGACCTTAAATGCCGCCCATGCTCACTTCATGGAAAAAGCAATTGTAGTAAAAATCGTGAATGTTTAAAAAGTATCCACCCTGTATCCATCCTGAAATTATTATAA